A single Rhodothermales bacterium DNA region contains:
- a CDS encoding DNA alkylation repair protein, with translation MTELVADLQARLASRAQPEKRRWWEQYLKGQAQFRGVPMGDVRAAVQGWFADYHLERLSDADLLRLSDRLMAQAHTEDKLAVALLLQEVLLPAGRLPWPDVLARTGTWFEKGYLADWNAVDWYSVKALWALVGRDGPDCARAIVDWHRAEGLWQARASMVTFANVASRGDALFPGFVAGMLQAGDVLIARPERFSKTAVGWVLRGVREAAPEAVDAFVEAHLAQFSTEALRSVFKNLDKGRLRSWVDRHRAVLVSSD, from the coding sequence GTGACTGAACTCGTCGCCGACCTGCAGGCTCGACTCGCGAGTCGGGCACAGCCGGAAAAGCGGCGATGGTGGGAGCAGTATCTGAAGGGGCAGGCCCAATTTCGTGGCGTGCCCATGGGCGACGTGCGCGCTGCCGTACAGGGATGGTTTGCGGACTATCACCTGGAGCGACTGTCTGACGCAGACCTGCTGCGACTCAGTGACCGCCTCATGGCCCAGGCGCATACGGAGGACAAGCTGGCCGTGGCGCTGCTCCTACAGGAGGTGCTTCTGCCAGCCGGCAGACTGCCCTGGCCGGACGTGCTGGCGCGGACCGGAACATGGTTTGAGAAGGGCTACCTGGCGGACTGGAATGCCGTGGACTGGTACAGCGTCAAGGCACTCTGGGCACTGGTTGGCCGGGACGGACCGGACTGCGCGCGCGCGATCGTGGACTGGCACCGAGCCGAAGGACTGTGGCAAGCCCGGGCTTCGATGGTCACCTTTGCCAACGTGGCATCCCGCGGCGACGCACTCTTTCCCGGATTTGTGGCCGGCATGCTGCAGGCGGGCGATGTGCTCATCGCCCGTCCGGAACGCTTTTCGAAGACGGCTGTGGGCTGGGTGCTGCGCGGCGTGCGAGAGGCCGCGCCGGAGGCCGTGGACGCGTTTGTCGAGGCGCACCTGGCTCAATTCTCGACGGAGGCGCTGCGCAGCGTCTTCAAGAACCTCGACAAAGGGCGGCTGCGGTCATGGGTGGACCGCCATCGCGCCGTCCTGGTCAGTTCGGATTGA
- a CDS encoding BlaI/MecI/CopY family transcriptional regulator, translating to MNNKRLPPNLGDTEMEVLNLVWHLKRASVAEIHDRIAGQRPVAYTTVMTVMRKLADKGYLGFTKKGNAYIYHPLVEEQSVRSNLLQRLLHRAFSGSPMELVQTLVAEESFSQEEIEELDRLIGELRKREESE from the coding sequence ATGAACAACAAGCGCCTTCCGCCTAACCTCGGCGACACCGAAATGGAGGTCCTCAATCTCGTCTGGCACCTCAAGCGCGCCAGCGTGGCGGAGATCCATGACCGGATCGCCGGCCAGAGACCCGTCGCCTACACCACGGTGATGACCGTCATGCGCAAGCTTGCAGACAAGGGGTACCTCGGCTTCACCAAGAAAGGCAATGCCTACATCTACCACCCTTTGGTTGAGGAGCAGTCCGTGCGGAGTAACCTCCTCCAACGCCTCCTCCACAGGGCATTCAGTGGATCACCGATGGAGTTGGTGCAGACTCTCGTGGCCGAGGAATCGTTCTCGCAAGAGGAAATAGAGGAGTTGGATCGCCTTATCGGTGAGCTCAGAAAAAGGGAGGAATCGGAATGA
- a CDS encoding Uma2 family endonuclease: protein MRPARSLQDIVAASTVSIHRFTIEDYLKMGEVGIISPDERVELIDGQVERMSPVGNWHFRAVAVLTRLLPEQLGPGLLCSPAGGLNVGRHTQLVPDFVIARDSDDWEVGLSGAECLLVVEVSHSSLSTDRTRKKAIYAAEDIPEYWIVDLAGRAVEVYADPRGGSFRSGRRLERGQVVESVSVPGLVVPVSAITPPDGADSAADEQLHG from the coding sequence GTGAGACCAGCCAGATCGTTGCAAGACATCGTGGCCGCCAGCACCGTTTCCATACATCGTTTCACGATCGAGGATTACCTCAAGATGGGTGAGGTTGGCATCATTTCACCCGACGAGCGGGTGGAACTCATCGACGGGCAGGTGGAGCGCATGAGCCCGGTCGGGAACTGGCATTTCCGCGCCGTCGCCGTGCTCACGCGACTGCTGCCAGAGCAGCTTGGCCCGGGCCTATTGTGCAGCCCGGCCGGGGGGCTGAACGTCGGCCGGCACACGCAACTTGTCCCTGATTTCGTGATCGCCAGGGACTCTGATGACTGGGAAGTAGGACTCTCGGGGGCGGAGTGCCTGTTGGTGGTGGAAGTGTCTCATTCCTCGTTGAGCACGGACCGGACCCGCAAAAAGGCCATCTATGCCGCCGAAGACATACCCGAGTATTGGATAGTTGACCTCGCGGGACGTGCCGTGGAGGTGTACGCTGATCCCCGTGGCGGCAGCTTTCGGTCTGGCCGGCGGCTGGAGCGCGGGCAGGTGGTGGAGAGTGTCTCCGTACCGGGACTGGTCGTCCCAGTGTCGGCCATCACGCCGCCCGACGGGGCGGATTCGGCAGCCGATGAGCAGTTGCACGGCTAG
- the mscL gene encoding large conductance mechanosensitive channel protein MscL: protein MAALLKQFKNFVMRGNLIDMAIGFTVGATFSTVVKSLVDDIIMPPVGLLLGETDFSDAFVVLRAGPETEPPYASLQLAQAAGATTLNYGSFLTNVLALLIIAMAMFVVIRMIHKASEALKDEFGGDEKQEAAEPTTKKCAYCREVVPFKASRCSHCTSFLGVEGGPLEPDASVLPAGA from the coding sequence ATGGCAGCGCTCCTGAAGCAGTTCAAGAACTTCGTGATGAGGGGCAACCTCATCGATATGGCCATCGGCTTCACCGTGGGGGCGACGTTTTCGACCGTCGTGAAGAGCCTGGTGGACGACATCATCATGCCGCCCGTCGGTCTCCTTCTGGGGGAGACCGACTTCTCGGATGCGTTTGTGGTGCTCCGCGCCGGTCCCGAGACCGAGCCGCCGTACGCCTCGCTTCAGCTGGCGCAGGCGGCTGGAGCCACGACGCTGAACTACGGCTCGTTTCTGACGAACGTTCTGGCGCTGCTGATCATAGCGATGGCCATGTTTGTTGTCATCCGGATGATCCACAAGGCCTCGGAGGCGCTGAAGGACGAGTTCGGCGGAGATGAGAAGCAGGAGGCTGCAGAGCCGACGACCAAGAAGTGCGCGTATTGCAGGGAGGTGGTGCCCTTCAAGGCCAGCCGCTGCTCGCATTGTACCAGCTTCCTGGGTGTCGAAGGCGGCCCGCTTGAGCCGGATGCGTCAGTGCTGCCGGCGGGGGCTTGA
- a CDS encoding SDR family oxidoreductase codes for MSRIQDATLLITGGASGIGRLMAASALQKGAARVVLWDINKAGLDETVSELGDRVSGDVVDMSSAEQIREAATHLPSLDILINNAGIIVGKDFADHTAEDIDRTLGVNIRGPMHLASAVLPAMLDRGTGHIVNIASAAGIVAAPKLSAYSASKFAMVGFSDSLRLEMQRDDTGIRVTCVQPFYIHTGMFSGVTSPIIPIMKPDDAVRRIMKAIERDAAYLRMPALVKLGPFLKGVLPRPVFEFTAGKVFGIYDAMNGFRGRD; via the coding sequence ATGAGCCGAATCCAAGACGCGACCCTACTCATTACCGGCGGTGCCTCCGGCATCGGCCGCCTCATGGCCGCCTCCGCTCTACAGAAAGGCGCCGCCCGCGTCGTTCTGTGGGACATTAACAAGGCCGGTCTGGATGAGACCGTGTCGGAACTCGGGGACCGGGTCTCGGGCGATGTGGTCGACATGTCTTCCGCCGAACAGATTCGCGAGGCAGCCACGCACCTCCCGTCTCTGGACATCCTTATCAACAACGCGGGAATCATTGTCGGTAAGGACTTCGCAGATCACACTGCGGAGGACATCGACCGGACCCTGGGCGTCAACATCCGCGGCCCCATGCATCTGGCCTCTGCAGTGCTGCCCGCCATGCTCGACCGCGGCACGGGTCACATCGTAAACATTGCATCTGCCGCCGGCATTGTCGCCGCGCCCAAGCTTTCGGCCTACTCGGCGTCCAAGTTCGCCATGGTCGGTTTCTCCGACTCCCTGCGCCTGGAGATGCAGCGTGACGACACCGGCATCCGGGTTACCTGCGTGCAGCCGTTCTACATCCACACCGGCATGTTTTCGGGGGTCACCTCCCCCATCATTCCCATCATGAAACCGGACGATGCGGTCCGTCGCATCATGAAGGCCATCGAGCGGGACGCCGCCTACTTGCGCATGCCCGCGCTGGTGAAACTCGGTCCGTTCCTGAAGGGTGTGCTGCCCCGGCCGGTGTTTGAATTCACAGCCGGCAAGGTGTTCGGCATCTACGACGCCATGAACGGCTTCCGCGGCCGGGACTGA
- a CDS encoding TetR/AcrR family transcriptional regulator — protein MENPQPDTEQAIFEAALEVFGRKGRDGARMQEIADRAGINKAMLHYYYRSKDRLYEAVFDYAFARYCAAVSDSVPADEPIPVTIERFVSRYTAFLSVEPEVMRLFVQENLSGGRSLAAHIQKSRDGDGPPLLPLALKERLASDEGPGHVFLSLLSACVFPFVIEPTVFAMFPAAAEDPERFHSDRARTLTQLVLSGMEGTS, from the coding sequence ATGGAGAATCCCCAACCCGACACCGAGCAGGCCATTTTTGAGGCCGCTCTGGAGGTGTTTGGCCGAAAAGGACGGGACGGAGCGCGCATGCAGGAGATTGCCGACCGTGCCGGAATCAACAAGGCCATGCTGCACTACTACTACCGCAGCAAGGACCGCCTGTATGAAGCCGTATTCGACTATGCCTTCGCGCGCTACTGTGCTGCGGTCAGCGACAGTGTACCGGCGGACGAACCGATACCGGTGACCATTGAGCGCTTTGTATCGCGCTACACCGCATTCCTGAGCGTCGAGCCGGAGGTGATGCGTCTCTTCGTGCAGGAAAACCTGTCTGGCGGGCGGTCACTCGCCGCTCATATCCAGAAATCCCGGGACGGGGACGGGCCTCCCCTGCTTCCTCTGGCCCTGAAAGAGCGGCTTGCCTCTGACGAAGGGCCCGGACATGTCTTTCTCTCGCTGCTCTCGGCCTGTGTCTTTCCGTTCGTCATCGAACCCACCGTATTTGCCATGTTTCCAGCCGCCGCGGAGGACCCGGAACGTTTCCACTCGGATCGGGCCCGCACGCTGACCCAACTCGTGCTGTCGGGCATGGAGGGGACCTCATGA
- a CDS encoding efflux transporter outer membrane subunit yields MKRLLLPLLVLAGCSMTPELTRPAAEVTLPESYTDAPAVDRETHHGDWWTAYNDPVLNTVVDSALAGNRNLAAAAARVSEMQAQFRIARGQQLPAVIGGADYARTETPSNTGFARNIGGGIPDFPDRFTNETYTITGTLAWEVDFWGRVRSEKDAALASFMATEEDLRAARMGVISEAVATYLEVRTTARTLELARRNVGLLEERVELTQDRFERGIAPSFELYAIRQEFENTRSSIPLLETSLADAEGRLGVVIGGFSGEARSILAMGSATPADAGDIAAGIPAEILGQRPDVAAAILRVEAARQGVGAARARLLPSLSLTATGGLQAAELSELLDVSQNFSNLVASLTAPLFQGGALRAGVHASRARLEQAVAAYEQTLLTAFKEVEVTLIAHANQRERLAFFGDEARVAAASLQTAESRFRRGVGTYISLLDAQRNMIRVETSLAGAHRDVALARLAVHRALGGSWAEPQTEL; encoded by the coding sequence ATGAAACGACTTCTCCTCCCGCTGCTTGTCCTGGCCGGATGCAGCATGACCCCCGAACTCACTCGTCCGGCAGCCGAGGTAACGTTGCCCGAGTCATACACCGATGCTCCGGCAGTCGATCGAGAGACCCACCACGGAGACTGGTGGACCGCCTACAACGATCCGGTGCTCAACACCGTCGTCGATTCTGCGCTCGCCGGCAATCGCAACCTCGCAGCAGCGGCTGCTCGCGTGTCGGAGATGCAGGCGCAGTTCCGAATCGCCCGCGGACAACAACTCCCCGCCGTCATCGGCGGCGCCGACTACGCCCGGACCGAAACCCCGTCCAACACCGGATTTGCGCGCAACATCGGCGGCGGCATTCCCGACTTCCCGGACCGGTTCACCAACGAGACCTATACCATCACCGGTACGCTCGCATGGGAAGTGGACTTCTGGGGCCGCGTTCGCAGTGAAAAAGACGCCGCGCTGGCCTCCTTCATGGCCACTGAGGAAGACCTGCGCGCCGCGCGGATGGGCGTGATTTCCGAGGCCGTAGCCACCTACCTGGAAGTGCGTACGACGGCCCGCACGCTGGAACTCGCCCGGCGCAACGTAGGGCTGCTTGAAGAGCGGGTCGAACTCACCCAGGACCGTTTCGAGCGTGGCATCGCGCCAAGCTTCGAGCTTTACGCGATTCGGCAGGAGTTTGAAAACACCCGCTCCTCCATCCCGCTTCTGGAAACCTCCCTCGCGGACGCTGAGGGCCGGCTGGGCGTCGTAATCGGCGGATTCTCCGGTGAGGCCCGGTCCATTCTGGCGATGGGCTCTGCGACGCCGGCCGACGCCGGAGACATTGCCGCAGGGATCCCCGCCGAGATCCTGGGCCAGCGGCCCGACGTTGCTGCGGCAATTCTTCGGGTGGAAGCCGCACGACAAGGGGTAGGTGCCGCGCGGGCACGCCTGCTGCCGTCCCTTTCCCTGACGGCCACCGGCGGTCTTCAGGCCGCAGAGCTCTCCGAGTTGCTGGACGTCAGCCAGAATTTCAGCAATCTGGTCGCTTCGCTGACGGCCCCACTCTTTCAGGGCGGCGCCCTCAGGGCCGGCGTGCACGCCTCCCGCGCTCGCCTGGAGCAGGCTGTGGCTGCCTACGAGCAGACCCTGCTGACGGCCTTCAAGGAGGTGGAGGTGACACTGATCGCCCATGCCAATCAGCGGGAGAGGCTGGCCTTCTTTGGGGATGAAGCGCGCGTCGCCGCGGCCAGCCTGCAGACGGCTGAATCCCGCTTCCGACGCGGTGTCGGCACCTACATCTCGCTGCTCGACGCGCAGCGCAACATGATCCGCGTGGAGACCTCCCTTGCCGGAGCCCACCGCGACGTAGCCCTCGCCCGCCTCGCCGTGCACCGCGCACTGGGCGGCTCGTGGGCCGAACCACAGACTGAACTGTGA
- a CDS encoding efflux RND transporter periplasmic adaptor subunit, with protein sequence MKEKLKSAALVVGILVAGFAVSGLLAALRADPPREVPPSRAPLVESRTIQAAQGYLEVTGTGTTRPRREIQLAAQVGGRITWVSPSLESGGTFSAGQTLARIESADYENAVAVAEAQVTQRQFEVLQAREEVAVARDEWQRASRRSDLGAEPDSTELGRLAFREPQLALAEAGLRAARAQLADARLRLERTNITTPFPGRVRAKTVDLGQFVAPGTPVASIYGTDQVEVVVQLTREQMNLIDPDWTVRGSIPAEVTASVGGREVQWPGFLDRIEGALDPATRQVNAVVRVPNPFQTAGRPPLFVGTFVQVGIRGIELPRFFDLPRGAVHEGGGTAEIWLLEDNTLRMVPVTVVQRREDRAVIQAQGLPDTFDLITTELLVVTDGMTVRTTDTGAQS encoded by the coding sequence ATGAAAGAGAAACTGAAGTCCGCCGCATTGGTCGTCGGCATTCTTGTAGCTGGATTCGCCGTTTCCGGCCTCCTGGCGGCCCTCAGGGCCGATCCGCCAAGGGAGGTACCCCCCTCCAGGGCCCCGCTGGTCGAGTCCCGGACCATCCAGGCGGCCCAGGGTTACCTGGAAGTGACCGGTACCGGCACCACCCGCCCTCGCCGGGAGATTCAGCTTGCCGCGCAGGTCGGGGGTCGCATCACCTGGGTATCTCCGTCGCTGGAAAGTGGCGGCACCTTCAGCGCCGGCCAAACGCTGGCTCGCATCGAATCTGCCGACTATGAGAACGCGGTCGCCGTAGCCGAGGCGCAGGTCACCCAACGCCAGTTTGAGGTGCTGCAGGCGCGGGAAGAGGTCGCCGTGGCCCGAGACGAGTGGCAGCGCGCTTCCCGCCGCTCTGATCTGGGTGCCGAGCCCGATTCCACTGAACTCGGTCGACTCGCGTTTCGGGAGCCCCAGCTGGCACTGGCCGAGGCAGGGTTGAGAGCAGCCCGAGCTCAGCTTGCCGATGCACGCCTCCGCCTGGAACGCACCAACATCACAACGCCCTTCCCCGGTCGTGTGCGCGCCAAGACCGTTGACCTCGGCCAGTTCGTGGCGCCCGGCACTCCGGTTGCCAGTATCTACGGCACCGATCAGGTGGAAGTGGTCGTGCAGCTCACGCGCGAGCAAATGAACCTCATCGACCCGGACTGGACGGTGCGGGGCTCGATACCCGCCGAAGTGACCGCCTCGGTCGGCGGCCGCGAGGTACAATGGCCGGGCTTTCTGGACCGCATCGAGGGCGCACTGGACCCGGCCACACGGCAGGTGAACGCGGTCGTGCGCGTCCCGAATCCCTTCCAGACCGCCGGTCGTCCTCCGCTGTTCGTGGGAACGTTCGTTCAGGTCGGAATCCGCGGCATCGAGCTGCCCCGCTTCTTTGACCTGCCGCGCGGTGCCGTTCACGAAGGTGGTGGAACCGCCGAAATCTGGCTGCTGGAAGACAACACACTTCGCATGGTGCCTGTGACCGTCGTACAGCGCAGGGAGGACCGGGCCGTGATTCAGGCGCAGGGCCTGCCGGACACGTTCGACCTGATCACCACCGAACTGCTGGTCGTGACGGACGGGATGACAGTTCGCACAACCGACACCGGAGCACAGTCATGA
- a CDS encoding efflux RND transporter permease subunit, with translation MKGAVAWMARNKVAANLLMLIILFAGFISLVNIKQQTFPEASLDAIQVRVTYLGAAPEEIAQSINQRVEEQIEAVEGVKRVTSVAAENVGIVTAELKLGTDASRALDDIKAEVDRITTLPDGAEKPEVQELTSLSSVLQVAIYGDAPERSLKELAERIKDDLTATDEISFVQISGLRPYEISIEIDRATLESYGLSLPQVAAVVRRASLDLPGGRLETDSEEILLRTKGQNYTGRDFEEIVLLSRPDGSKILLGEVATVRDGFQDVDLVTRFNGERAAFIKIFRTADERALDIVDAAKAYIDTELTTTLPAGIEVGIWQDESRILASRLELLVRNGLIGLLLVIIALTLFLNTRLAFWTSAGILMSFVGVFGLMILLDVSVNVISLFGFILAIGIVVDDAIVVGENVAAEQEKDPANPMDAAVRGAKRVSRPVIFAVFTTVAAFTPLLLVPGPLGKLLGDIPKIVILVLLLSLVEVLFILPNHLGHRPRAHRSRLAQAIDRVQARVNRGLRRFVEGPLEKSVRFATRRYGVVAASAVALLVISIGFVRGGYIGFSFFPQIEGDVVTARLELQPGTPAARTLAVTDYLEQAAQDVAEELQGELDDDHPALLKNVFVSVGEQPSLQGGPGSAGSQGIFNSHVAEVSIELPEAETRDLASAVFETAWRERVGEITGAKTLTFSSQVIQLGNPIQAEMSATDPAVLEAAKEDFKQELRTFTGVFDVADDQDAGKQELQLDIKPEATTLGLSLADLAQQVQAAYFGAEALRVQRGRDEVRVYVRLPEEERDALGDVADYRIRTPAGGYVPLYEVASVETGAAPTAINRKNGRRIVTVTADVNTGQVSADAVIAQLEAEIVPGLQRVHPGLRVSFEGEQAEQADTMAALAIFFPLAMFVIYCLLAIPFGSYIQPIIIMAAIPFGLIGALVGHLLFGLDLGLLSMFGIVGLSGVVVNDSLVLVDFINEERDKGKPMSEAILIGAKARFRPILLTTITTFLGVLPLILERSVQAQFLVPMAVALGFGIVFATGIILILVPALTMWQFEASEWVKARFSRSANRTSFVTQDG, from the coding sequence ATGAAGGGCGCGGTAGCATGGATGGCGCGCAACAAGGTTGCGGCCAATCTCCTGATGCTGATCATCCTGTTTGCCGGCTTCATATCGCTGGTGAACATCAAGCAGCAGACCTTTCCGGAGGCCTCGCTGGACGCGATTCAGGTGCGCGTAACCTACCTCGGCGCTGCACCGGAAGAGATCGCACAATCCATCAACCAGCGCGTCGAGGAGCAGATAGAGGCTGTAGAAGGGGTCAAACGCGTCACCTCGGTCGCCGCAGAGAACGTCGGCATCGTCACCGCCGAGCTCAAGCTGGGCACCGATGCCTCCCGGGCGCTCGACGACATCAAAGCAGAGGTGGACCGCATTACCACCTTGCCGGATGGCGCCGAGAAACCGGAAGTACAGGAGCTGACGAGTCTCAGCAGCGTGCTCCAGGTGGCCATTTACGGCGATGCCCCGGAACGTTCGCTCAAAGAGCTCGCCGAGCGCATCAAGGATGACCTTACCGCGACGGACGAGATCTCATTCGTTCAGATCTCGGGGCTGCGTCCGTATGAGATCTCCATCGAGATCGACCGCGCGACCCTCGAGAGCTACGGGCTCAGCCTTCCGCAGGTGGCGGCAGTCGTGCGCCGAGCCAGTCTCGATTTGCCCGGCGGCAGGCTGGAGACCGATTCCGAGGAAATCCTGCTTCGCACGAAGGGCCAGAACTACACGGGTCGCGACTTCGAGGAGATCGTACTGCTCTCGCGCCCGGACGGCAGCAAGATCCTTCTCGGCGAAGTCGCAACCGTGCGGGACGGGTTTCAGGACGTCGATCTGGTCACCCGCTTCAACGGTGAACGGGCCGCGTTCATCAAGATCTTTCGCACGGCCGATGAGCGCGCCCTCGACATCGTCGACGCAGCCAAGGCCTACATCGACACGGAACTCACCACCACCCTTCCCGCAGGAATCGAGGTGGGTATCTGGCAGGACGAATCACGCATTCTCGCCAGTCGCCTGGAATTGCTGGTACGCAACGGCCTGATCGGCCTCTTGCTGGTGATCATCGCGCTCACGCTGTTTCTGAATACCCGCCTGGCATTCTGGACGTCCGCAGGCATTCTGATGTCGTTCGTGGGTGTCTTCGGACTCATGATCCTGCTGGACGTGAGCGTCAACGTCATCTCTCTCTTCGGCTTCATTCTCGCCATCGGCATTGTGGTGGACGATGCGATTGTGGTCGGTGAGAACGTCGCCGCCGAGCAGGAGAAGGATCCCGCCAATCCCATGGATGCCGCCGTGCGCGGCGCCAAGCGCGTCTCACGGCCGGTGATCTTCGCCGTTTTCACCACAGTAGCGGCCTTTACGCCGCTCCTTCTGGTACCGGGACCGCTCGGCAAGCTGCTGGGCGATATCCCCAAAATCGTGATTCTGGTCCTGCTGCTCTCCCTGGTGGAGGTGTTGTTCATCCTGCCCAACCACCTCGGACACCGCCCGCGCGCGCACCGGAGCCGACTTGCGCAAGCCATCGACCGGGTTCAGGCCCGCGTCAATCGCGGCCTGCGGCGATTCGTGGAGGGTCCACTTGAGAAGAGCGTGCGCTTTGCCACGCGCCGCTATGGTGTGGTGGCCGCGAGCGCCGTCGCATTGCTCGTGATCAGCATCGGATTCGTTCGCGGCGGATACATCGGCTTCAGCTTCTTCCCGCAGATTGAGGGCGATGTGGTGACGGCGCGCCTGGAGCTGCAGCCGGGCACACCGGCTGCGCGCACCCTGGCGGTTACCGACTATCTGGAGCAGGCCGCTCAGGACGTCGCCGAGGAATTGCAGGGCGAGCTGGACGATGATCATCCCGCCCTGCTCAAGAATGTGTTCGTCTCCGTGGGTGAGCAGCCCTCCCTCCAGGGCGGCCCCGGCTCGGCAGGTTCACAGGGTATCTTCAACTCCCACGTGGCCGAGGTCTCCATCGAGCTGCCTGAAGCCGAAACCCGTGATCTGGCGTCTGCGGTCTTTGAAACCGCCTGGCGCGAGCGCGTCGGTGAAATCACAGGCGCCAAGACGCTCACGTTTTCCTCGCAGGTGATCCAGTTGGGCAACCCGATCCAGGCGGAGATGTCCGCCACGGATCCCGCAGTTCTGGAGGCCGCCAAGGAAGACTTCAAGCAGGAGCTACGCACATTTACCGGCGTGTTCGACGTAGCCGACGATCAGGATGCCGGCAAGCAGGAGCTGCAACTGGACATCAAGCCCGAGGCCACCACGCTCGGACTCTCCCTTGCCGATCTGGCGCAGCAGGTTCAGGCCGCGTACTTCGGCGCAGAAGCGCTGCGGGTGCAGCGCGGGCGCGACGAAGTGCGCGTGTATGTTCGCCTGCCCGAGGAGGAACGGGACGCACTCGGCGATGTGGCGGACTACCGCATTCGAACGCCGGCCGGCGGATACGTACCGCTTTACGAGGTGGCTTCCGTCGAGACCGGTGCCGCCCCCACGGCGATCAATCGCAAGAACGGTCGCCGCATCGTTACGGTGACCGCCGACGTGAACACCGGGCAGGTTTCGGCCGATGCGGTCATCGCCCAACTCGAGGCCGAGATCGTGCCCGGCCTGCAACGGGTCCACCCGGGACTGCGTGTGAGCTTCGAGGGCGAGCAGGCCGAACAGGCAGATACCATGGCTGCCCTGGCCATCTTCTTCCCGCTGGCCATGTTCGTCATCTATTGCCTGCTGGCCATTCCGTTCGGCTCGTACATCCAGCCCATCATCATCATGGCTGCGATTCCTTTCGGGCTGATCGGCGCCCTCGTCGGTCATCTGCTGTTCGGCCTGGATCTGGGGCTGCTCTCGATGTTTGGCATTGTCGGCCTGAGCGGGGTGGTCGTGAACGACAGTCTTGTCCTGGTGGACTTCATCAACGAAGAGCGGGACAAGGGCAAACCCATGTCGGAGGCGATTCTGATCGGCGCGAAGGCTCGATTCAGGCCCATCCTGCTGACCACAATCACCACATTCCTCGGCGTGCTGCCGCTCATTCTGGAGCGCAGCGTGCAGGCCCAGTTCCTGGTGCCGATGGCCGTGGCACTCGGCTTCGGCATCGTGTTCGCTACGGGCATCATTCTCATCCTTGTACCCGCCCTGACCATGTGGCAGTTCGAGGCAAGCGAATGGGTCAAGGCGCGGTTCAGCCGCTCCGCAAACCGGACCTCCTTCGTGACCCAGGACGGCTAG
- a CDS encoding DUF1801 domain-containing protein, whose translation MQIPAADVNEYFQNLPPDRQDAMMRLRAVIVENLPEGFQEQLQYKMPGWVVPHSLYPDGYHCNPDEPLPFASIASQKNFVALYHMGIYADPELLEWFRGEYAKRVPTKLDMGKSCIRFKKLDQIPYDLIGELMARITPRDWVARYEANVKR comes from the coding sequence ATGCAAATCCCGGCTGCAGACGTCAACGAGTACTTTCAGAACCTGCCTCCGGACAGGCAGGATGCGATGATGCGGCTGCGCGCCGTGATTGTCGAGAACCTGCCGGAGGGATTTCAGGAGCAGCTGCAGTACAAGATGCCCGGGTGGGTGGTGCCCCACAGCCTTTACCCGGACGGGTATCACTGCAATCCGGACGAGCCCCTGCCTTTTGCCAGCATTGCAAGCCAGAAGAACTTCGTAGCGCTGTATCACATGGGGATCTATGCCGATCCCGAGCTGCTTGAGTGGTTCAGGGGGGAGTACGCCAAACGGGTGCCCACCAAACTCGACATGGGCAAGAGTTGCATCCGCTTCAAGAAGCTGGATCAGATCCCCTATGACCTGATCGGCGAGCTGATGGCCAGGATCACGCCGCGGGACTGGGTTGCCCGCTACGAGGCCAACGTCAAACGTTAG